atggtcagaggagcctggagggctacagtccatggggtcccaaagagttgaacatgactgagcgatctGTCTAAAGAGCCCCCTAGGGGAGCCCAAGGTCACTCACATTTGAGACCCACCAGCCTACACGTCAGACCACTTGGTCCCAGCATCCAGTGCCTGCTCAGCGGACATGCACCCTAAATACAAGGGCTCAGAAGGATGCGCGAACTTGCCCTCAAGGTCAACAAACGCAAACTGCGATAGGAAGCAACACAGCCCTCACCTCTCGCTCTGCTCTGGCAAGGTGGCCTCTGGGGCTCTCCTTTCTCATCTGTGCGCGAGACTGACGTTTCAGGCTTAGGACTCTCAGAGACCGAGTTCTTTCTCACGTTCTCCTCTTCCAATCTCAGCCTCAGGGCAGCCACCCTGgacagaattttcttctttaccCCCTCAGCTAAGTATCCACTTCCTGGGGTTTTTTGCTTCTCCTTGACCTCCTGTGACTTCATCACTGCTGGCGGGGGTGGACAGCTAGCTTGGGCCGCCATGGGGccaaccttctcctcctcccccgaCTTTTTCCCGTGGCCCAGAGTGGAGCCCTGTTGGTAGGGGTCCCGCAGCATCTTAGGAGCTTTCGCTGATGCACATTCTCCGGAAACAGATGCCAGGGGCCCCGCCAGGGAACCAGATGTGCCTGTGGGTTTGGTTTCCCCAGCGGGGGGTTCCTCTATCTTATGTTCCTCAATTCTGTGGCTTCTTGAAAAGTCTGTGATGCCTCTTTCAGGAGGGGACGTAAAAGGCCTCCTGGTGAGACCACCGGAAGAGGGCGCTTGCTTCCACTCCCTCTTCATAGCTCGCCTTTCCTCTGAGTCAGAAGAGGCATGCTCGTGGTTTCTGGGCTCCACGAAGTCCTCCTCACGGAGGTCATAACTCTGAGCTGCGAAGCTGCAAGTAGTGACTCCAACAGATTGGGGGGTCACCCTGGCAAGACGGCTAGAGAGAGCTAGAGCGGGGGAAACTAATGCTGGTCCATTGCTTTTACTGGGTCCAGGCCCCCCTGAGCGCCTCTCCCTGCCTTCCTGTACTCGGCTTCTGATGCGTCCCCCTGGCATCACCTCCCCAGCCTGCACAGGGCCCGGGACTGCCGAGATGGCAGCACGCACGTCCCCCCTTGCTCTGTCCTGGCGACTTtgtcctgcctcccaccccacacgGTCCCCTTGGCTTTGGTTGGTGCCGTTCTCGCTTGGAGGGGTTTCCCCACTTTGCTGGGGACACGCAACTTGCACAATGGCAGGCTGGACTTCCAGTCTCTGGTCCAAGTGTCCCCCCTTCGGTTTGTTCTCCACTCTGGTGGCCCCCAGCGTGGACCCAGAAGGCTCTGGTGGCTCTGTCCTGGCCCACCTCACACTCGTTTCATCAGTGGGGTCCACAGAGGACTCCAAGATGTTAGGGCAGGACAGGAGCTGCTTAAAGAAAGTGGGGCGATCCCTCTTGAGTCGGCTTTCATCTCGATTTTGGCTCACATGGTTAGCATTTTCGTTCCTTCCGGTTCTGAAAGCCTCTGGGAGCAAGCCTGTGACACAGACTTTCTTTCCCTCTACAGGGTCCACAGATGACTCCAGGAATCTGCGTTGGCTCAGATACTGGGAGGAAAGACAACTCCAACTTTTACAGCCAGCTCGTTCTTCCCTTTTATGGACTTTTCGGTTATTAGCAATTGCTGAGCTATACTCTACCTGAGGACTGCAGGCTGATGCTGTCTTAGAGGGGCCCGGTTTAGGCACGGCAGCACCCGCCTTTAGAACATCAGGAATTGCCCGGATCCTGTCAGGAATGAGACCAGCGTCCATCCCCTTGAACCCAGAATCTGTCAGCTGTCCTACTGGCCAGGTTTCTGGAACAGAAGCCTCTAGAGTGATGATCTTCAGCTTTTTACCCGCTTCCCAACATCCTGGACTGTTCTCTTTCGACTCGTCCAGGAGGACGTTAGAGAGAGGGGGAACTTGGCTCAGAGGCTGACTGTCATCTTTCACTGTAGATTCAGCCACCACAGACACACGACTGCCCGagctctgccctcctctctctgtggaGCTGGCTGATGAGCAGTCCGAGGGCACCAAGTTTGTTTCCACTTGTCCGACAGATGTCGTGGGCAAAGTTTCCTGGAAATTATCGTCAGGAGAACGCTGCTGTGCtatttcacttcctttttcttgGAAATTCTCTTCAAGGCTCCTGGTGTGTGCTCTGTGCCCGGTCTGGCTCTTCCTTCTAGACAGGTTACCAGTCAGAAGAGGGGAACTGCTACAGAAACCCTCTCCCTCTGGGAGTTGAGGAACTTGGACATGGATTCCAGGTCCACTGAGAGCCATGTGTCCTAGCTCTCCTGAAGATTTGATTGTGGAGCCATTAAAACCATGAGCCAACTGTACATTGGAAGGAAGTTGAGAAGCATTTCCATCTGGTGCCCGAGGTGAACTCTCCTCAGGGCCACCTGCAGGGCTGTCCCCAGCAGCTGAAACAGCAAGGGATTTGGGTGGGTGGCCTTTCGGGGCAACGGAAAGAGCGGATGTGTCCCCATTCGCCCCCATCACCTCAGCACACTCAACATTAGCAGTTAGCGTTGTGGGCTTCTCCTGAGGAAACTTCACTACCGAACTATGACCTGCCAGTATGTCTGCCGAGTCTGGGGCACCGGGGCTAGAGTTCTCGTCACCGCCCTCCTCTTTGGCCCAAACGGAAGAGTTGCTCTCTGGAGCTAGTGGCCATCTTTCCTCAAGGTCCCCTGAGTGACTGGGGCTCAGCCTCTCCGGGCCAGCCTTCACTATGGAGGCCGGCGTGGAGGCGGAGCCCTCTATGTTGGCTAGATCCTCCCTGGTGGCACCATTACTGGCTTTCTGTGAGATGTTCCAGGTGAAAGTGCTGATGAAAAGAGGGGAGTCGGGAGAGGTTCTCTCGTCACTGCTCCCGCACGTAGCCTGGGGAGGCTCAGGACCTCGTGTCTGAGAAAGAACGTCCAGAGTCTTGTCATCGGGAGGACATAAATCAGGCAGTTCGCTTTGACCTGCCAGCTCTAAGTCCAGGGAGCACATTTCTTGAGGCAAATATTTACCGACTGGGGCTCCAACCGGAGAGCCCACGGTATCACATGCTCCCTGGTCACCTGCTTCAAGACGCTCCAAGCCACAGGCGGCTACTCCGTCCCCTGGCCCAGCGCACATGGTTTCCAGGGTGGGGATGGTGTGTGCAaattcaggggacacagaggcagcctggggctggaggggaggccCCAACAGCTCACAGGGGGACATGGCTTCACCACTGGCTTCTGGGATGCTCGGCGCAcgccccaggtctcctgcagaagGTCCGAGCGTGTTGTCACCTTGGTTTTCTTCATGCCATGCCCCTTGGGTACAGCCGTCTACCTCCGGGTGTTCCGCCAATGATGCACTTTCTTTGTTGATCCATCCTAAGTGGGGGAGGGACTCTGTTGTGGTCCCAGGAAAAGCAGGCTCCTCCCCAGTAGGCTCCGAGAAAGCTGGCATGTGGCTGAGAGAGATTCGCTCCCTGACTGTTTCCTGAATTTGTACCTAGAAGATGAAAAGTGATATTAATAGAATTGTTCCTGGGAGATCCACAATAGGGCCTAAACTGCAATCCCAAGAGTGTTAATCCTCGATGACTCTAGTTAAAATTGAGATCTATGCAGTAATTCCCAAACTCTAGTCGTGAGACATCTTGAAGAAATGCAACTCTTGTGTTGCAAGGGATCCTCAAATTCCCCATTATAAGTAAAAGGCCACCTGACaatcgatttttttttttccttcccaggaaAAAATACGGAATTTATGGTAAATTATTTGCTAAACTTTTAAGTCACAAGAGTTCATGTGAATCTTTTCAGAATGAAACTTCACATGATCATAAATAAAACATGCAGTGCCTGTAAAGTACCAAAgagcaatttttaatttttcaattgaaggataattgctttacagtattgtcttggtttctaccaaacatcagcatgaatcggcTCTAGGTCTACGCATGCCccctgctgcaaagagcaatcTTTGTCCCCTGAGGCCAGCTCGCTGGTTGATTACTGAGGAGGTGTGCCCTTGAACCCACCTCTAATGAGGCAGTGGCGTTATGATTGGTCTTGGGCACTGCCCATCATTCCTGCCCCAGGTAGGTTAAAAAGTCTTGAAATACTGCTTGCAGCCACCAATGATTCATCTTTTCTTGCCTTAAGGCTACCGTAAGTTAAATTTTCATTTACCTCAGATTTTACTGGTGTAGAAGTGCTAACTGAACAAGAAATTCTGTATGGCTTCCTATGCTATGAACTCCATGGGTGCTAGAACCATTTGTCGAGTTGACAAACATTTAACACACCTCcagggttgggcttccctgacagctcagctggtaaagaatctgcctgcaaagcaggaggccccagtttgattcctaggtcaggaagatcccctggagaagggaaaggctacccactccagtattctggcctggagaattccatggactgtgtagtccatggggtcgcaaagcattggactgagcgactttcaccccAGTGTGTTAGAAAGAATCCCAGGTGACAGGCAAAGTGTCCACGTGCAGGGAGCGCCCACTCTGCATTGAGACACAGGTTGTCCCTAGCAGGGGCTCCATAAGCATGTGAAGGAACCAGTATTGAACACCACACACCAGCTGAGTCAGATCTGCCCAACTTCACCCTGTTACACCTCTAAGTCTGAAAGACTTTGGGCTTTTGTCTGCTTCTGTTCTGGGGACAACTGTTTTAAGAGACTAACCACAAGCAGGGCCCACTGCTGGCTCACATCCTGGTGTTTCTAATAGAGAAACAGTTTATATATTTTCCACTGTGATAAATGGGAGTGGGAAAAATTTCCAGTAAGCAAGCAAGGTTTTTTTTTGAGGTGTCCAGGAGTTTGTGTTCATGTTTTTCCCTCTATAATACCTATAACATGTAGAGAATGTTCTTTTCACTTACTAATTTGGTTCAGTTTCTGTGAGCTACAGCGCAAACCTTCTGAATGATTATGCATAGAAAGTGTGGGCAGCTTCCCAGTCATGATTTGAGATGTGTAGGGAGATTATCTGATTAAAAACACCAAGACCCTCTTCTGAGCCTTCCTCCCCTGCCGGAGTTTCCACCACCTATGTCAGCCCTTTATTTTAAGATCTCGCCATCATCACAACGTCAGTGCCAGCCAGTTATGGATGGACTAGATGCCATGTATAGAATTCCCTGCCAGGCACTGGACAGTTTTTTCCAAAGGGCTCCAGTTTAAAAAGCCACTGTGTTGTTCCCTGGCATGTTACCATACTTTCCTAGTTAGAGTTATGGGCAATAGCTAAGAGGCTAATGCCTGGGAAAGACGAACCTGGGACAAGCAAGCTTTGACTAGGATAGTTAGGTCCCTGGCATGTTGCAGCCATGCTGTGTCATGCCTTGATTTATGGAAGAGTCATGTTCCTACTTACTGCCGTACactcatgctcctctgtctaccttttaaaataaaatcctactTCAAAATAGCCTAGTGAAGCCCCATATGTAGAGAAAACATGGCAAACCCTTGACCATGTAGAATTCATCCACtggaatatttactgagcactatggtcatgtatggaggtgagagttggactgtgaagaaagctgagcaacgaagaaccgatgctttggaactgtggtgttggagaacactcttgagagtcccttggactgcaaggagagccaaaccagtccattctaaaggagatcagtcctgggtgttctttggaaggactgatgctaaagctgaaactccagtactttagccagctcatacgaagagttgactcattggaaaagactctgaagctgggagggattgagggcaggaggagaagggaacgacagaggatgagatggctggatggcatcactgactccatgggcatgagtctgagtgaactccgggcgctggtgatggacagggaggcctggagtgctgcaattcatggggtcgcaaagagtcggacacgactgagcgactgaactgaactgatataccaaGCTGCTCTAGGGACTGGAGAAGCATCAGCAAATAAGGACCGCTGGCCTTTGGGACGTTAGGTTCAAGCAACCGGCCATACAAACTGGTCCTACTACTGATGAACTATTTAGTCCACGTTGtaacccatgggatttttctcaaAGTGGCACTTTAACAGCCCAATGCATACTTGCCGAGGCTCACAGCATCAGTTTCAAGGTCAGGCTCCTCGGAGGCCAGCTCAGAGAAAGGGAAACCACAGGCTCACACCTTTCGAATGAGTCAGACCTTTCTCTCAGGAGGCACTCTCTTAGTTAAGTCATTACGAAAGAACTCCAGCGAATGATTCTCCTGCTGCTCAGCTATTCTCATCATGGAGTGAGCAGGGAGACTTGGGCGATTGTTAACGTAGGAAATTTGTTCTCATTCAGGTGAGGATGAGGGTTTTGGCCCAGCATGGTGTGTGGACTCGGAGGGCTAGCCACCTCGGCTTCAGCTTAATCCCACATTGCACACATGATCCCTTGTAACCACGTTAGCCTCTCTGACCCTCGTCTCTTCCTCTAAGGCTAACCACACGCACGTCAGCACTATCCTGCCAAGTGCCTGGCACCCACTGACACTCGCTTCCCTTGTTCCTGTGAAAAGAAGTCATGGTTGCAGCGAGAGAGACAGCACCTCTAAGGAGCGGAGCAGCGCTCTGCAGGCTTTATGCCGGCTTTCTCATTCGAGGGGTAAAATAAATCTGAGATACTGACGCTAGCATCTCTTCTTCGCTGATCTCAATACCCTGGGTCCAATCAGGAAACAGAAACCACGCAGTAGGTCAGGTAATGGAAGCTGAGTAGCAAGAGTTGTTAACGGCATTAGAGGAAGAGCTGGGAGACCTTGGAAAAGCCCACGGCGCCCTAAGGGAGGGACAACCCTGAGAAGGGACCGCTTGCAAGGGGCACAGACCGAGCCAGGAAAGGTGTAATCAGGCCACCAGGTAGCAGAGAATTTGCTGGTCTGGAATTGCTGGGTGAGCCATACACCACACGCTTCCGTGGGTAGGCAGGGCGCCAGTGGTCAGAGGGAGTCAGGGACCTGCAGGGGCAGAGGCCTTCTGAGGGTGGGTGGGCTACAGTGAAAAGGAATGACAGAGGCCTGCGTCAGGAGACAGTGGACGCTGGTGCAAGCAGGAGGGTTGCCCTGCAGAGTGTGGTTTCAGAGTAGAGAGGGTTGCAGGGCAGTCACATGAGGCTGCAGATGGACCAGGGTCTGGGTCCTGTGGCTGCGGCCAGCTCTACAGGACGAGCATGCAGCCGTCTCCCCGACCCCTGACCCATGCTGCAAAGATGGaagcctcctcctcccccacctccactgtGAGCTTCACGTGGTGCTTACTTTAAAGGAGAAGTGGGAGAATGAAACTAATCACCAAGCGTGTATTGAAGGATGCTTCCAGACCTGAGAGGCAGTAACGGAGAACTGGCATGTGAGGTCACTGAGGTCAGAGTTTAGACGTCTGCCCCGGGGTCCCACGGTCAATGACAGAACTCGGATTTTAAGCCAAGACTGACTGATTCTAAAAACCGTAGAGAAATgacactcagtcaggtctgattctttgACAACCTcctggactttagcctgccagactcttctatccatggaattctccaggcaagaatattggagtgggtggtcattctcttctccagacaTTGAACTTGGGTCGtgcgcattgcaggcagaatccttactgtctgagccaccagggaagccccagctgatTCTAAAGCCCTTTCCAACTCAGGTTTTCTagccaagaaaaattaaaacaaacccCAGCCAAGGGTTGGGAATGCCCTCTACTAACTTAAACCCAGAACTTCTGAACTGCTGAGACACATCGAGCAGGAGAGTATAGTGGTCCTATTTCTTATGACTGCTTACTTATCAGCTTCCTCACAAGCTCTGAgggtcagtttcagttcagtcactcagtcgtgtccgactctttgcaactccatgaatcgcagcacaccaggcctccctatccatcaccaactcctggagttcagactcgcgtccatcgagtcagtgatgccacccagccctctcaccctctgttgtccccttctcctcctgcccccaatccctcccagcagagtcttttccaatgagtcaactctttgcatgaggtggccaaagtactggagcttcagctttagcatcattccttccaaagaaatcccaaggctgatctccttcagaatggactggttggatctccttgcagtcgaagggactcaagagtcttctccaacaccacacttcaaaagcatcaattcttcagcactcagctttcttcacagtccaactctcacatccatacgtgaccacaggaaaaaccatagccttgacagacggacccttagtcggcaaagcaatgtctctgctttcgaatatactatctaggttgctcataacttttctttcaaggagtaagcatcttttaatttcatggctgcaatcaccatctgcagtgattttggagcccccaaagaataaagtctgacactgtttccccatctatttcccatgaagtgatgggaccagatgccatgatcttcgttttctgaatgttgagctttaagcgaactttttcactctcctctttcactttcatcaagaggctttttagttcctctttgttatGCACCAAGCCCGTATCTCCAAACCAACCAAGAGAGCGAACAAGTCCACCATGgtaatgcaaaagcaagaagggaattttttatttctagcacGCTGGGGCTCAAGCCTCATCCGACGCAGCGGAATCAGATGAGAGCCCCAAACAAAGCAGtatggcggtttatatacagtCAGCTCTGTCTCAGGTACAGGGTACTTGGCGATACCTGATTGGACAGGCAGAATGAGCTCATGCAACGCCTTCCTTATGCTATCGCATATAGAAATCTTTCCTTATTTGGTTAAGGAATgttcaagaaaacaggaaacatgactcaggtccccgGAGCTGTTATGCACCTCATTGAGCCGACCACCCtgcctaacattcccccctgttctTAGATCATACAGAGGAATCCTCCTCTGGGTCCTGAGATACTGTTTGATATTGCTGCCGAAGCACGAACAGCTGTACTGTATTAATGCGCTcttttacaaaggctacaagtctattgataatacaaGGGCCAAACATAAGCATTATTAGAAGGATTATCAGGGGTCCTAGCAGGGTAGAGATTAAAGTAGTCAGCCagggggattgttgaaaccaggactcaaaccatccctgttgagcctcaTGCTCTCGTTTACGCTGGGCTAGCCCCTCTCTCACTTTGGCCATGGATTCCCTAACTATTCCAGTATGGTCTGcataaaaacaacattcttcTCCTAGGGCGGCACAAAGTCCCCCCTGTTGCAGAAATAGCAGATCTAGCCCTCTTCTATTTTGCAAAACTACTTCAGACAGGGAAGTTAAAGATGACTCTAAATGACTAATAGACTGTTCTATACGAGCGATGTCTTCATCTATGGCTGCTCTTAAAGAGTTAAATCCTTGACTTTGCATGGACAAAGCTGTTATTCCAGTTCCGGCCCCGGCTATTCCCAGACCGaacatagttgctatggttaAGGCAGTAATGGGCTCTCTCAACTTTATAAGCCCTTTCTTGTTGAATAAGAGTCAATTTGTGGGCCCAATAATCATATACAGCTTCTTCTGGTCGATACAGTATCTTTGGCATCACAGCCACCATAACACAAAATTCTTTAGGATAAAAAATGGAGCTATGTACACAGGGAGTCAACCCAGTGTGAGAGCACACCCACCATCCTCCCATCTGTGGAACTGACCACCTGGCTACCGGCAGACTCATGAGTTCAACAGTGAGGGCACACAATGAGGATCTGTCTGGCAGCACTTTGCTCATACATAGTCCCTTTCCCCACACTTCTCTCATTGTAAGGCCTACTTTTCGTTCTCCCCATCGACATTGGGGAGGATCGGTGCCGTTGGCCAGGTCGTAAGAGGCATTGAGGCCTACTGCCTCGTaataagggggaattaagttgtaacataaccgacaggatttagttgcctcaggatgggtTTAGATTTAAGGTAGCATAAGCTGCCTTTACTAATTTCCATAGTGGATCTGTTTGTCCAAGTTTAGCAAGGGGGCCCGCCTCTGGGTCTTTTGTTGGTCCCTGGGATGTAGGTAGGGAGGTTGTCGGGTAGAGAGTTGCATGGACCTGTTCAACGGGGTTTGGACCGATATTATACATTTGTACCGGTTCTAAAACTTGACTCACAACAATGATCCCGTTATAAGTAGTCAGGTCATTTCTGGTCTGAAGCCCCCATGATATCCCGTTGAcccaggccttttttttttgctttgtcagtGTTAAACCTTATTTTTACCTGGGCAAAGTTATGATCCTTTTCCCAATCGGAGTACAGAGGTACGGGTCCTACAAATGAGAAGTTAAGCAAGTCCCGATTTCCTACATCCCACATTCTATACCCTGGAGTCTCCGACCCATCATTAGAAGTTATGCAGTCCCAAGATTTACAATAAGAGTCCTGTGTGCCCCCACAGATCTTCCAGTTGTGCCTGGGTgcacctggacatgcccagaatgcatgattcCGGAGGTAGCCCCTTTTCCAAGGTATATCTACCaccggcttaaggtcaaagtataagcctggccaccaagtatttggtggatgtattgcagtggtggagttaagcatc
The Ovis aries strain OAR_USU_Benz2616 breed Rambouillet chromosome 23, ARS-UI_Ramb_v3.0, whole genome shotgun sequence genome window above contains:
- the ALPK2 gene encoding alpha-protein kinase 2 isoform X3; its protein translation is MWRERMADSGGPQRRALCFLSTLLSQKVPEKSDAVLRCIISGQPKPEVTWYKNGRTIDECGSVSSYEFLENQYVHVLHLYCCTQNDAAVYQVSAQNCFGMICCSASVEVQCPSEDRPLSPNPKDDGHTGWKHDTETYEQESPNHTDEEEHPYKEGEGIASGPPTSAHAPSSKSSGAHSLQVSADHDPGASGSDNPLAVKDTRQTEEAGDAANTEGVADGLHFPNSSDAPDKQDVCGHRTVHSKVPRLIDGALDPEGPNEEGLNSGHQNAGVQKYLSCSLPLTRADSSAPPGARPVSPPASSTDSDSDYELCPEITLTCAEEFSDDDLEYLECSDVMTDYSNAIWQRNLQGTECVFLLESDDEEMEFSECSLGGCERFFSELGRRPPVSDDTGPMDATAGHHSPPQEVGGRSSQASTRRASSLRAGMPLPPGPQQDGLATVTELGRYKPPAASEAAEDGYPGIQGETRDSHQAGKEFSSDNLLNMDKAVIGREGKHLSGESGQPGMRRHLETTAERRVGEKDTWSRRGSENPARTQRPGIKGKAKRLNSSLEERTAEASLDRLCPKGPVKHPLTPSDKRDSSHAGAEGTDLKSQFPARGPAVPAQAEPEVKTLLTPPGSLTREETLRFLREGVWATDAFETRRVSGWCDHPQVQIQETVRERISLSHMPAFSEPTGEEPAFPGTTTESLPHLGWINKESASLAEHPEVDGCTQGAWHEENQGDNTLGPSAGDLGRAPSIPEASGEAMSPCELLGPPLQPQAASVSPEFAHTIPTLETMCAGPGDGVAACGLERLEAGDQGACDTVGSPVGAPVGKYLPQEMCSLDLELAGQSELPDLCPPDDKTLDVLSQTRGPEPPQATCGSSDERTSPDSPLFISTFTWNISQKASNGATREDLANIEGSASTPASIVKAGPERLSPSHSGDLEERWPLAPESNSSVWAKEEGGDENSSPGAPDSADILAGHSSVVKFPQEKPTTLTANVECAEVMGANGDTSALSVAPKGHPPKSLAVSAAGDSPAGGPEESSPRAPDGNASQLPSNVQLAHGFNGSTIKSSGELGHMALSGPGIHVQVPQLPEGEGFCSSSPLLTGNLSRRKSQTGHRAHTRSLEENFQEKGSEIAQQRSPDDNFQETLPTTSVGQVETNLVPSDCSSASSTERGGQSSGSRVSVVAESTVKDDSQPLSQVPPLSNVLLDESKENSPGCWEAGKKLKIITLEASVPETWPVGQLTDSGFKGMDAGLIPDRIRAIPDVLKAGAAVPKPGPSKTASACSPQVEYSSAIANNRKVHKREERAGCKSWSCLSSQYLSQRRFLESSVDPVEGKKVCVTGLLPEAFRTGRNENANHVSQNRDESRLKRDRPTFFKQLLSCPNILESSVDPTDETSVRWARTEPPEPSGSTLGATRVENKPKGGHLDQRLEVQPAIVQVACPQQSGETPPSENGTNQSQGDRVGWEAGQSRQDRARGDVRAAISAVPGPVQAGEVMPGGRIRSRVQEGRERRSGGPGPSKSNGPALVSPALALSSRLARVTPQSVGVTTCSFAAQSYDLREEDFVEPRNHEHASSDSEERRAMKREWKQAPSSGGLTRRPFTSPPERGITDFSRSHRIEEHKIEEPPAGETKPTGTSGSLAGPLASVSGECASAKAPKMLRDPYQQGSTLGHGKKSGEEEKVGPMAAQASCPPPPAVMKSQEVKEKQKTPGSGYLAEGVKKKILSRVAALRLRLEEENVRKNSVSESPKPETSVSRTDEKGEPQRPPCQSRARAPVLLKKIQAEMSPDHSGNVKLSCQFAEIHEDSTISWTKDSRSIAQVQRRRRLRGERGHPPSRPEGPGPLSLLHQEQLRESER